The Rhizoctonia solani chromosome 14, complete sequence genome has a segment encoding these proteins:
- a CDS encoding Retrotransposon gag protein, with the protein MATRSRSTARPQSPLDQGELGPTLQATADESGSLEPEVYGEISLSRAISLILGLQNQVIRLERELEEVKEINKEARDWMGAVDQALTCIEARGETPHTPEDRKPPAVEATPRPLPKADPLPAPSAPLVAWANPTKAPPIFAQPMPVRAPPRVQTPPAPTPIRLQSPQVPQPVAPVATYQAPVKVDHPDAYTGKIGNKACQWLTRMLAWVRLNQRMFPTDQEVLLFLLMNMKDVAGAWAHPHLNQLGSHRALIQTVDKFRTEFLAAFGNPDATRAAERQITQLTQTGTCAEYITKFRTIAMDLDWNDAALRGQFARGLHWENAALVIDNALRKERASHPPKGRRLSSDPNFVPEEEQNRRRAKGLCIKCGKSGHKFAECRTGWKATPKEESVKKEAAKVGKESGPESGKD; encoded by the exons atggcaacccgctcccggagcaccgctcgtccccaatcccctcttgatcaaggagagttgggacccactcttcagGCAACCGCCGATGAGTCAGGGAGCCTCGAACCAGAGGTCTACGGGGAAATATCCCTCAGCCGCGCAATCTCCCTCAttctgggattgcaaaaccaagtcatcaGGCTCGAGCGGGAACTCGAGGAAGTCAAGGAAATCAACAAGGAAGCccgagactggatgggagcagtcgaccaagccctcacttgcatcgaggctaggggtgaaaccccacacacaccagaagaccggaaacctccggcagtcgaggccacgcccaggcccttaccCAAAGCcgaccctcttccagcgcctagcgcgccccttgttgcctgggcTAACCCCACAAAAGCTCCCCCCATCTTTGCCCAACCAATGCCCGTCCGAGCTCCCCCGCGAGTCCAGACTCCCCCTGCACCTACGCCTATCCGGCTCCaatccccccaagtcccacaaccagtggcccctgtagccaCTTATCAAGCCCCGGTCAAggtggaccaccctgacgcctatacggggaagatagggaacaaagcctgCCAATGGCTTACACGGATgctggcatgggtacgtctgaatcaacggatgttccccacggatcaggaggtTCTGTTGTTCctcctaatgaacatgaaggacgtagcaggagcctgggctcacccccacctcaaccaactagggtcccacagggccctcatccaaacggttgaCAAGTTCAGGACGGAGTTTTTAGCTGCATTTGGGAACCCGGATGCCACGCGAGCCGCCGAGCGGCAAATCACACaacttactcagacaggaacctgtgctgagtacattacaaagtttaggaccatcgccatggacctagactggaacgacgccgcccttcgtgggcaattcgcacgtggcctccactgggag aacgcagccctggtcattgacaacgccctccgcaaggagcgtgccagccacccgcctaagggta ggcgctTATCCAGCGATCCCAATTTTGTCCccgaggaggagcaaaaccGCCGCCGGGCCAAAGGCCtatgcatcaaatgcggcaagTCGGgacacaagtttgcggaatgccgcactggctggaaggccacaccTAAGGAGGAAAGtgtcaagaaggaagccgccaaggttgGCAAAGAATCTGGACccgaatcgggaaaagattaa
- a CDS encoding Retrotransposable element Tf2 protein encodes MSPLFTISIRPEKKAEPLEALIDSGATSSFLHPRTAELLRLPLIDLPTPRTVTMLDGSSPQAGKIWKKAVLTFSFDGKKMTETFLICNTGSHAAILGLKWLDAHNPEIDWNMRTLTFPHATPEHVAIAEEEEADKNPLEGVPSEYHQYAKVFGEEEFNKLPPHRHYNIGIELTEEGPLNSPLYSMADAESATLKDWLRDELKAGKIRPSKSSISSPVMFVPKKDGSRRLVVDYRCLNNRTKKNVYPLPRPDDLMAQLRGAKIFTKLDLWWGYNNVRVKEGDEWKTAFRTKYGLYESLVMTFGLTNAPAAFQHFMNELFKDLLDDDASHTQHVHEVLRRLMENQLFCKASKCTFHVTSVEYLGIIVLDNGFSLDKLKIQAVQEWPTPTKVKEVQSFLGFANFLR; translated from the exons ATGTCACCCCTGTTCACCATTTCGATCAgaccagagaaaaaagcggaacCACTAGAAgccctgatagattcaggcgccacctcatccttcctccacccccgtaccgcggaactactccgcctcccactcattgaTCTCCCTACACCCCGTACCgtcactatgctcgatgggtcgagcccccaggcaggcaaaatctggaagaaggcagtcctaaccttctcctttgatggcaaaaaaatgacagagaccttccttatatgTAACACCGGGTCTCATGCTGCTATcttaggattgaaatggttggatgcccacaacccagagattgattggaacatgcGCACCCTTACCTTCCCTCATGCAACCCCCGAACATGTGGCCATcgccgaggaagaggaagctgataaaaacccccttgaaggagtaccctccgagtaccatcaatacgccaaggtatttggggaagaagaattcaacaagctcccTCCACACCGGCATTACAATATTGGAATAGAACTCACGGAAGAAGGACCCCTTAACTCCCCCCTTTACAGTATGGCAGACGCCGAGTCCgctacactcaaggactggctcagggatgagttgaaagctgggaaaatccgccctagcaagtcttccatcagttcccccgtgATGTTTGTCCCAAAGAAAGATGGTTCCCGtcgcttggttgttgactaccgttgCCTTAACAATCGCACCAAGAAAAATGTTTATCCACTTCCCCGCCCAGATGatcttatggcccagctccgtggcgccaagatctttaccAAACTAGACTTATGGtggggctacaacaacgTGCGAGTtaaagaaggagatgaatggaagaccgcATTCcgaaccaagtacggcctctaTGAATCCCTGGTGATGACTTTTGGTttgacaaacgcccccgccgcctttcagcacttcatgaacgagtTGTTCAAAGacttactggat gatgacgcatcccacactcaGCACGTTCACGAAGTCCTACGCCGGttaatggaaaaccaattgttctgtaaagcgtccaaatgtaccttccacgtcacttccgtggaatacctgggaatcattgttttGGACAACGGGTTCAGcttggacaagctcaagatccaggctgtacaggaatggcccacacccactaaggttaaagaagtTCAAtcgttcctaggctttgccaacttcctccgttga
- a CDS encoding Retrotransposable element Tf2 protein yields the protein MARPLHNLVKKDTPWKWESREQEAFQGLKDAITSAPVLRHADPTKPYFLETDASGAALGSILSQRQEDGRLHPLGFLSESFKGAEQNYDTHNKELLAIICSFEYWRIFLEGTVHPITVFTDHRNLEYWKESRCYKPLDYTIGIACFFYYF from the coding sequence atggctaggccgttacacaacctagtcaagaaggacactccttggaaatgggaatcaagggaacaagaagctttcCAAGGGTTGAAGGACGCAATCACAAGTGCACCCGTACTTCGCCACGCAGACCCCACCAAACCCTATTTCCTGGAAACGGACGCATCCGGTGCAGCTTTGGgatccatactcagtcaacgtCAGGAAGATGGCCGGTTACACCCATTAGGGTTCCTCTCAGAGTCATTTAAGGGAGCAGAACAGAACTATGATACGCACAACAAGGAATTACTTGCAATCATTTGCTCTtttgaatattggcgcatcttcttggaaggaacagtcCACCCAATCACGGTCTTTACGGATCACCGGAACctagaatactggaaggagtcaagGTGTTACAAACCCCttgattataccattggaatcgcctgttttttctattatttttag
- a CDS encoding Retrotransposable element Tf2 protein: MEPEPSPTALLEAITALTATVGSLQDQIRAQSQQITELRAICKETADLLGDKDQGVPQTKPGPSTGPVTPPTHAGGEAHTPGTVRPGLKAPFRPSRGTGFDSEEDEEPRRPKKEPQGTPRRHLGSLTPFDAGSSFDEEEQMVVWILYHMTDKAADWALPLIGAIIKGEGNPPTTIQALTAKFKEAFDDPDAKRAAARKIAALTQTTTTSEYVTEFRNLMAELDWNTKAYIAQFVRGLHWKVKELLSTKDNIPDNNLEAIFAASVKIDNIRRENEENRPKKAPTKAPVIATTSTTTTTQRVRLSEDPNYVTPEERDCRRASGLCVKCGQKGHGIKQCPNGWKATIKESRTAAKPPTKKDNIDSCVEFVSVGLDSNKKPLLFIDLYVQNFPAEPLKTLIDSGATLNFISPSIVEKYKIPKTQLENPRVVRMLDGTISQTGRIWHQVQLAVSAHGHTHSIPFLVCPIGNTPAILGMTWLTQESPLIDWSLGTITFPDQVQIASEEEADPNPLADLPAEYHKFAQVFGKEEFKVLPPHREYDIAIDLIPDAKLSPGPIYGMTNAESKALKQHIDEELATGKIRPSTSSAGAPVMFVKKADGSLRLVVDYRKLNDVTHKNVYPLPRQDDLMAKLRHAKLFTKLDLRWGYNNVRIKEGDEWKTAFRTKYGLFEYLVMPFGLTNAPAAFQHFMNDLFRDLIDVTVVIYLDNILIFSENPEEHPAHMREVLSRLMANQLFCKLSKCHFHVTTVDYLGIVISPAGFSMDQKKIEAVTTWPTPKTVKQVQAFLGFVNYLRRFIPNFSLVARPLHNLTKKETLWSWGNPEEEAFQELKRLVTWSPVLIHSNPSLPYYLETDASGVAMGAILSQRGEDNRLHPVAYMSKSFSGAEANYDTHDKELLAIIKALEEWRIFLEATDRPIQVFTDHRNLEYWMQARTFNRRHARWRIFLSDFNFEIHYRPGKQSGKPDALSRRSDYVDTSPEPEVMLPSEVFANTSEEEVKIVTEIRSRLREDPSLEPIIQFLTEDADNAPPSIWKAYRDYDWEEDLLWYQGKLVVPDLETLKERLLREFHNSPLAGHPGQQRTLELLSRNYWWPGMKSSSKEWVECCPTCQANRRARAPVIALKPLEVPPYPFHTISYDFITGFPKSNGHDAILVVIDSFSKFGHFIPTTKKVTSKGLADLFISHVWKLHGLPVKTISDRGTTFTGKFLRALYQRLGVKPAFSSAYHPESDGQTERVNQFIEFYLRSYVAADHSDWATWLPLAEYAYNNAKHSATGKTPFELVYGRNPIMNPSNVPANVPEADLVADTLAQEWKEAESALRMTKERMTKTTGMIPEYSIGEKVWLDGKNIELRTNSNKLDPKRLGPFKVTEKLSSHAYRLELPETLKIHNVFYVGLLSKAHESPSQPFPERPPPETIEGEEEYEVEQIIDSKRQRGKWFYLIKWKGYGPEDNSWEPEELLEHSQEEIKRFNQARLRKARDAAKSL, encoded by the exons atggaaccagagccgtcccctaccgctctcctcgaggctatcacagccctcacagccacagttgggtccctgcaggaccaaatccgcgcccaaagccaacaaatcactgagcttagggccatatgcaaggaaacagcGGACCTCCTCGGGGATAAGGATCAAGGAGTCCctcaaaccaagcctggcccatcgactgggcctgtcactccccctaCCCACgcagggggagaagcccacactccaggcacggttaggcctgggctcaaggccccattcaggccatcaagaggaacgggatTTGATTCcgaagaagacgaagagccaaggcgccccaaaaaggagcctcagggaacgcctagaaggcacctcgggtccctcacccccttcgatgctgggtccagc TTTGACgaagaagagcagatggtcgtgtggatcctctaccacatgacagataaaGCAGCTGATTGGGCACTCCCCCTCATaggggccatcatcaagggcgagggtaacccgccaaccaccatccaggccttaacggccaagttcaaggaggcatttgacgaccctgatgccaagcGGGCGGCCGCCAGGAAAATAGCCGCGCTAACTCAGACCACTActacgtctgagtacgtcaccgaattccgcaacctcatggcggaactcgactggaacaccaaggcgtacattgcccagttcgtgcgcggccttcactggaaggtaaaggagctcctgtccaccaaggacaatatcccaGACAACAACCTCGAGGCTATATTCGCTGCCTCGGTCAAAATAGACAATATTCGTCGGgaaaacgaggagaaccgccccaaaaaggctcccaccaaggccccgGTCATCgcgaccacttccaccactaccaccacccaacgggtccgcctctcTGAGGACCCTAATTATGTcacaccggaagaaagggattgccgccgcgcgtctggcctttgtgtcaagtgcggccagaAAGGGCATGggatcaaacagtgccctaacgggtggaaagccacaatcaaggag tcgaggactgctgccaagcccccgactaAAAAGGACAATATAGATAGTTgcgttgaatttgtatcagTTGGTCttgactcaaataaaaaacctctATTATTTATCGATCTATACGTCCAGAATTTCCCGGCAGAACCTCTCAAAACTTTAatagactcaggagccacattgaacttcatttccccctcgattgtggaaaaatacaaaatcccaaaaacccagctcgaaaatccacgagttgtgagaatgttagatggtaccatttcccagactggtcgcatttggcaccaggttcaactcgcggtctcggCCCATGGCCACACACACTCCATCCCCTTCCTTGTCTGCCCaataggcaacaccccggcaatacttggcatgacatggctaaCCCAGGAATCACCTCTAATAGACTGGTCTTTAGGCACCATCACATTCCCAGACCAAGTCCAGATCGCctcagaggaggaagcagacccTAATCCCTTAGCCGACTTACCCGCAGAATATCACAAATTTGCTCaagtatttggcaaagaagaattcaaggtccttcccccccatagggaatatgatattGCCATTGATTTAATCccggatgccaaactctcccctggGCCCATTTATGGCATGACCAACGCAGAATCAAAAGCCCTGAAGCAGCACATTGACGAAGAattagcaacaggcaagatccgtcccagcacttcctcagcaggTGCCCCGGTCATGTTCGTGAAAAAAGCTGATGGATCCCTCCGCCTAGTTGTCGATTacaggaagctgaatgacgtAACTCacaagaacgtctacccgctGCCAAGacaagatgacctcatggccaagttAAGACATGCCAAATTATTCACAAAACTTgacttacgctggggttacaacaatgtgcGAATCAAGGagggagatgaatggaagacggcctttaggaccaaatatgggctctttgaatatctagttatgccttttggtcttACAAATGCTcctgccgccttccagcatttcatgaatgatctattcagggacctcattgacgtcacagtggtcatTTATCTGGACaacatcttgatcttctcagaaaatcCAGAAGAACACCCAGCCCACATGAGGGAAGTACTATCCAGGTTAATGGCAAACCAACTCTTCTGCAAACTCTCAAAGTGTCATTTCCATGTAACCACGGTCGACTACTTAGGCATTGTTATCTCCCCTGCTGggttctcaatggaccagaagaaaataGAAGCGGTCACAACCtggcccactcccaaaacggtcaaacaggttcAGGCTTTCCTAGGATTCGTCAACTACCTCAGACggttcattcccaatttcagcttggttgcacgccccctccacaacctcaccaaaaaggaaaccctttggtcatggggtaacccagaagaggaagcattccaggagTTGAAACGCCTAGTTACTTGGTCACCAGTGCTTATCCATTCCAATCCTAGCCTCCCCTactaccttgaaacagatgcgtcaggggtagccatgggagcaatcctCAGTCAAAGAGGGGAGGATAACCGTTTACACCCGGTAGCCTATATGTCGAAATCcttctctggtgctgaggccaattacgacacccatgacaaggaactcctggccatcatcaaagccctAGAGGagtggcgtattttcctagaagcaacAGATAGGCCAATTCAGGTTTTTACGGACCATAGGAACctagaatactggatgcaggcacggacctTCAACCGTAGGCACGCAcgatggcgtattttcctgagcgatttcaatttcgagatccactatcgcccaggaaagcaatcagggaaaccagacgcgtTATCTAGAAGGTCAGATTATGTGGACACGTccccagaaccagaggtcaTGTTACCATCggaggtctttgccaatacgtcagaggaagaagtcaaaattgtcacagaaattcGCTCTAGACTCAGGGAGGATCCATCACTGGAACCCATCATTCAATTTCtcacagaagatgcggacaatgcacctccctccatttggaaagcttacagagactacgattgggaagaggaccttctatggtaccaagggaaactagttgtcccagacttGGAAACCCTGAAAGAACGGCTGctgagggaattccacaactcacCACTGGCCGGTCACCCAGGTCAACAGAGGACCCTTGAGCTTCTAAgtcgcaactactggtggccaggcatgaaatcatcctccaaagaatgggtggaatgctgcCCCACATGCCAGGCCAACCGCCGAGCACGCGCCCCGGTCATTGCCCTCAAAcctctggaagttcccccgTACCCATTCCACACGATTTCCTATGACTTTATCACGGGTTTCCCTAAGTCAAACGGCCATGACGCAATCTTGGTAGTCAtcgactccttctccaaattcgggcatttcatcccaactaccaagaaggTTACATCTAAAGGCCTAGCGGATTTATTCATCtcacatgtgtggaaactccacggGTTACCAGTCAAAACAATTTCAGACAGGGGGACAACGTTTACTGGAaagttcctaagggcactctATCAACGCCTCGGAGTAAAACCAGCCTTttcatcagcctaccacccggaatcggacggacaaacagaaagggtgaaccagttcatcgagttctacctcagatcataCGTTGCCGCCGAccactcagattgggccacCTGGTTGCCACTAGCGGAATATGCCTATAATAACGCAAAACACTCTGCAACCGGAAAAACTccttttgaattggtttatggaagaaaccccaTCATGAATCCGTCTAACGTTCCCGCGAAtgttccagaagcagaccttgtaGCCGATACCTTggcccaagaatggaaggaagcagagtCAGCGCTGAGAATGACAAAAGAACGCATGACTAAAACAACAGGGATGATACCGGAATACTCCATAGgcgaaaaagtctggctagatggaaagaACATAGAACTTAGGACAAACTCCAATAAGCTAGACCCCAAACGCCTAGGCCCATTCAAGGTTACAGAGAAATTatccagccacgcctaccgcctggaactccccgaaaccctgaaaatccacaatgtattctacgtGGGATTACTATCAAAGGCACACGAGTCACCAAGTCAGCCGTTCCCAGAacgaccccctcctgaaacaatagaaggggaggaagaatacgaggtcgaacaaatcattgactctaaacgccaacggggaaaatggttttatttgatcaaatggaagggttacggtCCAGAGGATAACTCATGGGAGCCAGAGgaactgttggaacacagccaggaagagatcaagcgctttaACCAAgccagactcagaaaggctcgtgacgccgccaagagcctttaa